CAACTCGCCGAGGTTGCTCCGAGCCACCGTCTCGGCCACAACATCAAACGCCGCCTCCGGCCACTTAAGCTCCACCACCGTAAGGCAAACCCCATTGATGCTGACCGACCCGCCAAGCTCAGGACGCTCCGCCAACTGGCCGATATCCAGAACGAGGTGGCGGCCGATCCCGCTCGCGACGGTCGATCGGACCTGACCTACGGCTTCTACGATGCCCGTAAACACCGATGACGGCTCCCGTAAATGCAACGTTCAGCGACTATTACGATATAATGTAGTAAACGAAGGCCCCGGACGCTATGATTTTTGGCAGAGAGACCAGGAGTACCCGATGAACCAGACGATCCGGACATGTTGCGTTTTTGGCTTCGCCGCCCTGATGGTGCTCGCCGCCGCCTCGGACGCCGCAGCCCAGTCCGATAACAGCAGCAAATCCAGCTTCCCTCTCCTCCAGGAATCGATGATCAACCGGATCGTCGACGGCACGGCCAAACAGGTCGCCCGGCGCTATGACCTGAACCCCGACCAGGCCAACGTCGCACGCGACATGCTCCAGGAAAACACCTGGAAGGTCGTCAACAAGCACTTCGACCAGCTCGCCGTCCTCATGCCCAAAATGTTCCAGTTGCGGGCCTCCGCCGAAGACCCCTCCCGCCACGAAGTCCAGGACTTCGCCCGACAGTTCGCCCCCATCATGAAAGAGGCCGGCGAACTGATCTTCTCCGAAAACCTCAAGTTCCATGAAATCCTCGACGAAAAGCAGAAACGCATCCACCAGCAGGACCTCGACCAGATGCGCAGCCAGATCGCCGAGATCAACCAGCGACTCGACCGGTGGTCCAGGGGCGACTACAAGCCCGGCGAGTTCCGCTACGGACTGATCGGCCAGCCGCCTCGGAACCAACAGCAGAACCGCCAGAACCCCGACGGCGACTACGACCAGACCTCGACCAGCTACTGGGAACTCTACGTCAAGATGTTCGTCGAAGCCTTCCAACTCGACCAGGGCCAGCGGACCATGGCCTACTCCGTCCTCAGCGAAATCAAAACCCGCGCCGAAGCCTATCGCCGTGACCATCAGCGACAACTCACCGACGCCCAGCAGGCCCTCGCCCAACTCCAACGATCCACCGCGACCAAGCCGATCGACAAGGAACAACTCCAGAAGCTCCAGCAGCAGGTCGAACAGCTCAATCAGCCCCTCCTGACCATGTTCGACGAGCTCTGCCAGCGCCTCCTGGCCATCCCGACCGACCAGCAGCGCCGAGTCGCCGCCGAACTCCTCGGCGATCAGGGCACGCCACGAAGCCCCCAGGGAATCACCACCACCCGCCCCGCCGGCGGATAGCGACGTCCCATGAACGAGATGGGCAAAACCCTGCTCCTCGTCGGCCTGCTCATCGCAGCCGTCGGGCTCGTCCTGTGGCTCGTCTCAAAAACCTCGCTCGGCCACCTGCCCGGCGATATCGTCATCGAACGCGAAAACTTCAAATTTGCTTTTCCCATCACAACCAGTATTCTGATTTCAGTGATCCTGACGTTGCTGCTGTGGGTAATCAGCCGGTTGCGACACTGACCGGCGTCTGACCGATGTCTGTGGTGCCGCGCCCAACCGATGGCCTCTAAACATAACAACCCGACCGGCGACCGCCGCGGAATACAACTCGATCCCGACACCGTCCTGTGGGGATACCGGCACGGCGTCTTTCCCATGGGCGATGAACGCAGCGACCAGATCCTCTGGTTCAGTCCCGACCCGCGGGCCGTCATCGACCTCGACGACTTCCACGTGCCGCGCACCCTCCGCCAGATCATCCGACAGGGCAAATTCCAGATCACCCTCAACCGCTGCTTCGACCGGGTCATCCAGAGCTGCGCCGACCGCCAGCCTACCTGGATCACCCCCGCCATCGTCGAAGCCTACTCCGATCTCCACCGCCGCCAACTCGCCCACAGCGTCGAAGCCTGGTGCGACGGCGAACTCGCCGGCGGACTCTACGGCGTCACCCTCGGCGCCGCCTTCTTCGGCGAATCCATGTTCCACAAGGTCACCGACGCCTCAAAGATCGCCCTCGTCGCCCTCGTCCGCCAGCTCCAGCACCGCCAGTTCACCCTCCTCGACATCCAGTATATCACCCGCCACCTCGCCCGATTCGGCGCCTACACCATCCCGCGAAGCGAATACCTCAAACGCCTGGAACAGGCCCTCGCGACCGAACCCGTCTTCGCCCCCGAAGGCCAGTCCCATATCGGCCTCTTGGCCTGAATTGCCTCTGCACGCGACTAGAGCCCGATCTGCCGACGCGTCACCCGCGCGGTAAACCGGCACGCGTCCCCGCGATACCGCGTGATCACCAATCCCAGCGGCTCGTCCCTCCCGTTCATGAAACGCTCGGTCAGCACCAACACCCACGCGTGATCCGGAGGCGTCAGATAATGCCGGTCCTGACCGTCCGCCGGCTCCGCCGAAATGCTCTGCTCGATCGCCGCCACCTTGATCCCCTGCGCCTGCTCCCACCGCAATACGAACAGCGGCGAGGCAAAATCGAAATCCGTCAACCGGTCCGCCAGCGGCCATGGTATGATGCACCGGTCCGTCGAGAGCGGCTGACCCGAATCCGTATCGAGCCGCTGAACCACCCGAACCCGAGACCCCGTCGCGATCCCTAATCTGGCCGCGACCTCCTCATCCGCCGCCATCAATCGGCTGTCGATCAGCTTCCGCTCGATCCGCAACTGCCCCTGCAGCACCTGAACCGTGAAATCCGACAACCCCACCGACCGCCGCGGACCCGACCGGTCCAGCACGAACGTCCCAACCCCCTGCCGCCGCTGCAGCAGACCCTCCCGAATCAGCATCTCCACCGCCTGACGAATCGTGCTCCGCGAGACCTCAAACTGCCGGCACAGCTCCGGCTCCGGCGGAATCCGGTCGCCCGCCTTCCACCGGCCGTCCCGGATCCGCTCCCGAACTTCCGCAAATACACGCTGATAAAGGCTTGCCATGGCCGTATGGTAAGAAACCGCCTCCGCCGCGTCAACCGCGGCCAATCAAGCCCCATCGGGGCCAAAGACCTCCGCGCTCACCCCGACACACCCCCGCCGCCGGCCGCCAAACGCCGCGCTCGCGCTCGCGGCCAACCCTTATTTGTTTTGACTTGCCTCCGCCACAACGCTATATTCCTTGATTTCTCCATCTGCCGGATAGATGGGTAGACAAGCCTTTTTGCGATACGAAACTGGAGGTTATCGACTATGGCTAAACAAGACAAAATGGTGTACTTCTTCGGCCCGGGCAAAGGCGACGGCAAGGCCGAAATGAAGAATCTCCTCGGCGGAAAGGGCGCCAACCTCGCCGAGATGGCCAACCTCGGCGTCCCCGTCCCCCCCGGATTCACCATCACCACCGACGTCTGCACCCACTTCATGAAGAGCAAGAACAAGTTCCCACAGGGACTCGACAAGCAGGTCGATCAGGCCATGGCCAAGGTCGAACGCGAAATGAAACTCAAGTTCGGCGACCCGAACAAACCCCTCCTCGTCTCCGTCCGCTCCGGCGCCCGAAGCTCCATGCCCGGCATGATGGAAACCGTCCTCAACGTGGGCCTGACCACCAAGACCCGTGAAGGCCTCATCAAGATGACCAACAACCCCCGGTTCGTCTATGACGCCCACCGCCGGCTCATCCAGATGTACAGCGACGTCGTCATGGAAAAATCCGAAGGCATCGAGCCCAAGGAAGGCATGGGCATCCGCCAGCAGCTCGAACGCGAACTCAACAAAATGAAACGCGAACGAGGCGTCAAGAACGACGTCGACCTGACCGCCGACGACCTCAAGGAACTCATCGATATCTACAAGGCCAAGGTCAAGCAAGTCCTCGGCAAGGAATTCCCCGACGATGCCCAGGAACAGCTCTGGGGCGGCATCCGAGCCGTCTTCCTCAGCTGGAACGGCAAGCGGGCCATCGCCTACCGCCGCATCGAAAAAATCCCCGACGAGTGGGGCACCGCCGTCAACGTCCAGACCATGGTCTTCGGGAACATGGGCGACGACAGCGGCACCGGCGTCGGTTTCACCCGAAACCCCGCCACCGGCGAGAACGTCTTCTACGGCGAATGGCTCCCCAATGCCCAGGGCGAGGACGTCGTCGCCGGCATCCGCACCCCGCTGCCCATCAACGAGGCCGGCAAGACCGATGAAACCCGCAGCCTCCCGTCCCTCGAAAAAACGATGCCCAAGGCCTACAAGGAACTCGACGGCATCCAGAAAAAACTCGAAAAACACTACCGCGACATGCTCGACATCGAGTTCACCATCCAGCAGGACCGCCTCTGGATGCTCCAGTGCCGCGTCGGCAAGCGAAACGGCCCCGCCGCCGTCCGCATGGCCGTCGAAATGCTCAAGCAGAAGCTGATCGACCGCGAGACCGCCGTCCTGCGTGTCACGCCCTCCCAGCTCGATGAGCTCCTCCACCCGATCCTCGACCCCAAGGCCGAACTCAAAGCCGATAGGCTCGCCACCGGACTGCCCGCCGGGCCCGGCGGAGCCACCGGACAGGTCGTCTTCACCGCCGACGACGCCGTCGCCTGGGCCAAGAAGGGCAAGAACGTCATCCTCGTCCGTGAAGAAACCAACCCCGAAGACGTCGAAGGCATGCGCGCCGCCAGGGGCATCCTCACCGCTCGCGGTGGCATGACCAGCCACGCCGCCCTCGTCGCCCGCGGTTGGGGCAAGTGCTGCATCGTCGGCGCCGGCAAGATCGAAATCGACGCCCACGCCAAGACCATGCGGGTCGAAGGTTCCGACGTCGTCATCCGCGAAGGCGATACCATCAGCCTCAACGGATCAAAGGGCGCGATCTACCAGGGCGAAATGCCCATGGTCAAAGCCGCTGAGGAAAACCCCTTCTTCAACGCCTTCATGACCATCTGCGACCAGGTCCGCACCCTCGGCGTCCGCACCAATGCCGACACCCCGGATGACGCCCGCAAGGCCCTCTCCTTCGGGGCCGAGGGCATCGGCCTCTTCCGCACCGAACACATGTTCTACGGCGAAGGCAGCGACGAACCGCTCTTCAAGCTCCGCAAGATGATCATGTCGAGCACCGTCGATGAACGCCGCGCCGCCCTCGACGAACTCTTCCCGTTCGTCAAGAAGGACATCAAGGCCACCCTCGAGGCCATGGCCGGCAAGCCCGTCACCATCCGCCTCCTCGACCCGCCGCTTCACGAGTTCGTCCCGCACTCCAAGGAGCGCCAGCGCGAACTCGCCGACGCACTCAAGATCGACCTCAATGAGCTTCAGAAGCGGATCGACGGTCTCCACGAGAACAACCCCATGATGGGTCACCGCGGCGTCCGTCTCGGCGTCACCTATCCCGAAGTCACCGAGATGCAGGTCCGGGCCATCCTCGAAGCCGCCGCCGAACTGACCAAGGCCGGCAAGAAGGTCATGCCCGAAATCATGGTCCCGGTCGTCGCCGAGGCCAACGAGCTGACCACCCAGAAGGACATCGTCGATCGCGTCCATAAGGAAGTCTGCGCCAAAATCGGCGTCAGGAAGGTCGCCCACATGGTCGGCACCATGATCGAGATCCCCCGAGCGGCACTCACCGCCGGCAAGATCGCCGAAACCGCTGAGTTCTTCAGCTTCGGCACCAATGACCTCACGCAGATGAGCTTCGGCTTCTCCCGCGACGACATCGGCGGCTTCCTGCCCGATTACCTCGAAGACAAGATCCTGCCCGATGACCCCTTCCAGACCGTCGATCAGCAGGGCGTCGGCGAACTCATCCAGATCGGCATCGAACGCGGCCGCAATGCCCGGCCCAACCTCAAGGTCGGTATCTGCGGCGAACACGGCGGCGACCCCGACAGCGTCGAGTTCTGCCATAAGGTCGGCATGAACTACGTATCCTGCTCGCCGTTCCGCGTCCCGATCGCCCGCCACGCCGCCGCTCGCGCCGTGGCCAAGGAAAAGGCCGCCGGTCAGAAGCCCGCCAAGCCCAAGGCGACCAAGGCCAAGAAGGCCAAGGCCCGACGCTAAGGCGGCAAGCCGATAGGCACAAAACCAAATCGACCGGCGGAACACCAACCGCCGGTCGATTTCCTTTTTACTCCGCCCGCCCCGCCCTCACGAACGTCACCGCCCCCGGCTCCTTCGCCAGCACCCGCCAGCCGCCATCGGCCTCCAATATCCGCGCCAGCGGACACCACGCATCCACCACCGCCGCGTCAATCCCCCACCGCGCAAACGTCCCCTCCCACTCGCGACCGCCCATCGCCAACCGCGCCGCCCGCAAAATCTCATCGCCGTACACGTCGCAGCGGCTGTCCGCGAACACCGCCAACCTCCCATCCGCCGCGAACGTCACGTAGCTGCCCGTGTTCATCGTCGTAAAAAGCCGCACCGGCCGATCCAGCTCCAACAGCGCCGCCACCCCCCGAATCGGCTCCCTCGACGCATACCGCGTCCATACATCCGTCGGATACCGCCACAACAACGCCAGCACCACCGCCGCCAGCACGCCGACCGTCACCGCGAACCGCACCGTCAACGTCTCCGCTTTGCCTGCATCCACCGCTTCCCGGCCCAGCGCCGCCGCAAAAAGCGGCGCCGAACCCATGCACGCCAGCGGAATGTGCCGAACCCCGCTGAACCCCAAAACCAACAACCCGCCGCACAACGTCAGCTCCGCCCAACCGATCCGCCGCCATCGACGCACCACCGCCCATGCCACCGCCGCCGCCAGCAGGTACATGTAGATATCCGGCGCCTGGACCGGCCAGATCGCCGGAACCCGCCACTCCTCCGTCAGCTTCAACTCCTCCAGACCCATCGTCATCCGCACGTAGTCCACGTGATCCATCGCGTGCGGCGTCACCAGAATCGCCGCCAGCGCCGCCGCCACCGATACCGCCAGCACCGCCGCCTCGCGACAGGTCGCATTCCCGCCCCAAACCCGCTCCACCACGCGACCCGCCAGCCACAATCCCATCACGCCCAAACCCATCACGCAGGCGCTATGCACCTGCGCCCACAACAGAAAGACCCCAGCCGTCCACCCCACCAGCCGCCAACCCGGCCGATCCCGATGGCGAACCAGAAGATCGATTACCACCATCGCCAGAAACAACGACCACACCTGCGGCCGCAGCCCGCGCGTATTGCCCGCCGCGATCGCCAATCCCAAAACCACACCCGCCGCGTACACCGCCATCACCCCGCGCCGCACCATAAGCCGGTACGCCAACACCATCGCACCCGCGAACACCACCGCCATCAACCCCTCAGCCGCCCGCGGACCAAGCCTCGACCAGCTCAGATACACCCCAACATCGAAAAGCCACGAATGCGGAACCCACAACTTCCCGCTGCGGGTAAAACTGAACACATCCACCTGCGGCACATCCCACTGCCGAACGATCCATCGACCATCCGCCAGATGAAACCACAAATCCGGATCGTACGGAATCGGCATGAACCCGATCGCCAACGCCAGCAGCACCACCGCCGCCGTCGGCAGCGCCGCCGCGCCGCCCTCGTCCGCCAGCCGGCCCAACTCAGCCGCCGTCCCAGCCTCCACCGTATCAACCTGCACCGCCGATCCGTCCTGCATCACATCTCCATACCACCCATCACCCATCCACAGACCGCACCCTATCCCCTTTATCGACCATCCCACCCCCACCATCCACATCCCGAAAATTAAACTTTCAAGACCTGACCCCATGGGGTCAGGTCTTGAAAGTTTAATTTTGCCCGTCTCCATTCGGAGCGGCCACTGTCAGAATCAAGGCGGCCTGCTATAATGCGGCGATGACCGTCGTGCGGGTCGACCAACTGACCAAGTCGTTCCGGGTGCCGGCCAAGGAGGCCGGCCTCCTTCCCACCCTGCGCCACTTCCTCCGCCGCCAGTACCGCACCGTCGAAGCCGTCAAGGAAGTCTCCTTCACCATCGAACCCGGCGAGTTCGTCGGATTCCTCGGACCAAACGGCGCCGGAAAAACCACCACCCTCAAAATGCTCACCGGCCTCATACACCCCACCGCCGGCTCCGTCGAAGTCGCCGGACACGTCCCCTTCCGACGACGTCCCGAATTCCTCAACCGCATCACCCTCGTCATGGGCCAGAAACAACAGCTCATCTGGGACCTGCCCGCCCTCGACTCCCTCAAAATCAACGCCGCCGTCTACGAAATCCCCGAACCCGACTTCCGCAGCCGACTCGCCGAACTCTCCGAAATGCTCGACCTCAACGCCCAGCTCACCCAGCCCGTCCGAAAACTCTCACTCGGCGAACGCATGAAAGCCGAACTCCTCGCCGCCCTCCTCCACCGGCCAAGCGTCCTCTTCCTCGACGAACCCACCCTCGGCCTCGACGTCAACGCCCAAGCCGCCGTCCGCAATTTCCTCCGCGAATACAACCGACGACACCACGCCACCGTCCTGCTCACCAGCCACTACATGGCCGACATCACCGCCCTCTGCCCGCGCGTCCTCCTCATCCACCGCGGCCAGCTCATCTACGACGGCTCCATCGCCGGCATCATCGACCGCTTCGCCCCCTACCGCGAAATCAAAATCGAACTCGACGCGCCAATCCCCCACGACCTACTCCAACGTTACGGCGAGGTCCGCAGCGTCCAGGACCGCATGGCCCAGATCATCGTCCGACGCGACGAACTCACCGCCGTCGTCTCCCGCCTCCTGAACGAACAGAAGGTCTGCGACCTGACCGTTACCGATCCGCCCATCGACGACATCATCGGCCGCCTCTTCAAGGAGGGCATCGTCGCATGAGGGCCGCCCTCCGAAAATGGCGCACGCTCCTGGCCGTCCACTACGCCTACATGCTCGAATACCGCGCCGAAATCTTCCTCTGGGCCCTCACCGGAATCCTCCCCTTCATCCTCATGGGCGTCTGGATGCAGGCCGGCGAACAGGGCCAATTCCCCCTCTCCTCCATCCAGTTCGCCCAATACTTCCTCGCCGTCTTCGTCGTCCGCCAGTTCACCGGCGTCTGGGTCATCTGGGAGTTCGAATACGAGGTCGTCCAGGGCCGACTCTCGCCCTGGCTCCTCCAGCCGCTCGATCCCATCTGGCGATACCTCGCCCGCCACGGCGGTGAGCGCCTCGCCCGACTGCCCTTCCTGATCGTCATCGTCGCCCTCTTCTTCCTGCTCTACCCTCAGGCCCTCTGGACCCCCAAATCCTCCGCCATCGCCCTGGGCCTTGCCGCCATCGTCGCCGCCTTCGCCCTCCGCTTCGCCATCCAGTACACCTTCGCCATGCTCGCCTTCTGGACCGAACGCGCCCACGCCACCGAAGACCTGTTCTTCCTCTTCTTCCTCTTCCTCTCCGGCTACGTCGCTCCGCTCGAGGTCTTCCCCGACATCGTCCGCCAGATCACCATCTTCACCCCCTTCCCCTACATGGTCTACTTCCCAGCCCGCCTCCTCCTCGGCCAGGAAACCCACGTCCTCCGAGGCTTCGCCGTTACCTTCGTCTGGACCGCTGTGTTCATCCTCCTTAACCGATGGGCCTGGCGAAAGGGCCTCAAACGCTACTCCGCCATGGGAGCCTGACCGTGATCCGACGATACCTCAAAGTGCTCCGCCTCTTCTGGTCCACCGCCCTCGCCGCCGAAATGGAATACCGCATCAACTTCCTCCTCGCCGCCGTCACCTCCATCGGCGGAATGACCGGCAGCATCTTCGCCCTCTTCCTCTTCTACCGCGTCGGACACCAGCTCGGCGGATGGACCTGGTCCCAGGCCCTCATCGTCCTCGGCGTCTTCACCATCCTCGACGGCTTCGCCTCCACCTACCTCTCCCCCAACCTCAACCAGATCGTCGAACACGTCCAGGAAGGCACCCTCGACTTTGTCCTCCTCAAACCCCTCGACAGCCAGTTCTGGCTCTCCTGGCGCAACTTCTCCCCGTGGGGCCTCACCGACGTGGCCGTCGGAACCGCCCTCATCCTCTACGCCGGCTCCATCGAAAACCTCTCAGCCGTCAACTACCTGGCCGGCCTCCTGCCCCTGGCCATGGCCGTGACCATCCTCTACTCCCTCTGGTTCATCCTCGCCGCCACCAGCATCTGGTTCGTCAAAATCTACAACGTCACCCAGGTCCTCCGAAGCCTCGTCGACGCCGGCCGCTTTCCCATCGTCGCCTATCCCGTCGCCTACCGCGTCTTCTTCACCTTCGTCCTGCCCGTCGCCTTCCTCACCACCGTGCCCGCACAGGCCATGCTCGGCCAAGCCGCACTCGCCACCTACCTCCTCGCCGCCGCCATCGCCGCCCTCCTGCTCGCCGTCGCCCGACTCTTCTGGAAATTCGCCCTCCGATACTACACCAGCGCCTCAAGCTGACCCGCCACCCGCGACGACGACAACGCACCACCGCCCGATCCTCTCAGCCCTTCCGCGCAAGCGAACGCCGTCGCCGCGGCGCCTCCTCAACCGACGAATCCGGCCAGATGTCCAACACCGCCAGACCCAACGCCCGGGCGATCCGCCCCTTCTCCTCGGCGTCCGGATCATAGCCGAATTCCTCCGCCGCACGCACAATCGGAACCGGCACGTCGCTCAACGACGCCAGATCCATCAGCTCTATCCCCATCTGCTCTCGGTATTCCCGCAGGTTATTCGTCGGCATGTCCATTCCGCACCGTCCTTTCCCAAATCCGGCTACGCCCGTACTCCCCCTGCTTCCGCGCGCAGAAAGCTCCCGCCCTCTACGCGGCTCCCGCACCCTCAACGCCCGTCATAGCGGGCGGCCAGACGGGCGCCCTTGAGCGTCCGCAGACGCCGAAACGCCCGTTCAGCCGCCTGGCTCACCGCCACGTCCCGACTCCGGTCCGTGGCCTTGGCGACCACAGTCTCTCCTGATGCCAAATTCACCGTCAGAACACATTCCTGATCCATCCCGCCCTTCGGACCGTTCACGTCCGTCAGCCGAACCGACACCTTGTCCACCCGACGCACAAAACGGCTCAGCGACAACCGAAGACGCGCCCGAACCCGATCCCGAAACTCCGCGTCATCCTCGCCCTTGACCCGCATGAATAACCGCATCGATATCTCCCGTCTCCGCGACATCCGTCGCTTCACCTGTATTATAGAGAGGCTTATCTATTTGACCTCATAGATACTTTGGAGCTAATATATAGAGAAAAGAAAGGTATCGACCGCCATGAAATGGCTCAACTACCACCACCTGCTGTACTTCTGGACCGTCGCACGCGAAGGCACCATCGTCCGGGCGGCCGAAAAACTCCTCCTCGCCCAGCCGACCATCACCACCCAGATCCGACGACTCGAACGGGCCGTCGGACACAAACTCTTCGAACGCCGCGGACGAAACCTCCACCTCACCGAAATGGGACGCGCCGTCTACCAGTACGCCGATGAAATCTTCTCCCTCGGCGAGGAACTCATCGACTTCGTCAACGCCCGACCCACCCAAAGGCCATGGCAATTCACCGTCGGAATCGACGACATCCTCCCCAAACTCATCGTCTGCCGGCTCCTCTCTCCCGTCCTCGCCCTCCCCGAACCCGTCCAGATCGTCTGCCGCGAAGACAACATGAACCACCTCCTCGCCGACCTCGCCATCAACGAGGTCGACATGATCCTCTCCGACACCCCCATCACCCCCACCGTCAAGGTCCGCGGATACAACCATCTCCTCGGGCAGTGCGGAACCTCCTTTCTCGCCACCCCGGACCTCGCACGACAATATCGGCGAAACTTCCCCCGCTCCCTCCACGCAGCCCCCATGCTCCTGCCCATGGAAAACACCAGCCACCGCAAAGCCCTCGATCAGTTTCTCGGAGCCGAGGAACTCCGCCCCGCCGTCCGTGGTGAGTTCGACGACGATGGACTCCTCCAGGTCTTCGGACGCATGGGCGCCGGAGTCTTCCCCATCCCCACCCTTATCGAACCCGACCTCCTCCGTCTCTACGACCTGAAGGTCGTCGGCCGGCTGGACAACGTCACCATGAGCTTCTACGCCATCTCCGGAGAACGTAAACTCAGACATCCCGCCGTGCTCGCCGTATCCCAAGCCGCCCGCAACGTCCTCTCCTCCGAATGAGCAACCGGCAACACCTCAGACCCCTCCCCTCAAGCCGCCACCCAGCCTACAGACGCCACCGCACCGCTTCGCACGTCACGTGCCGCGGCGCCTCCTCGCGATACGTCGTGGCTGCATAACTGGTAATAAGCTCGCCGCCCTTCAACTCCAGCGTCACCGCCCAGCCGACCCAATAGCCGTTCGACGTGTGCAGCCGGATCGTCCGATCGCGATCCCACGTCCGACCGCCGTCCTCACTCACGATCGCCGATACGCCGAACGGCACGTGATAGTTCGAATACGTACACAACAGCCGCCCGTCCCGAAGCTCGGTCAGATACGCGTGCACGTGCGCATTGCCGGTCAAGCTCCACGGCCGCGCCCACGTCCGCCCGCCGTCCGTCGACTCGGTAATCACCGTGTCCTCAAACCCCTCACCCGTCGTCTCCGGCAACTGCCGTCGCAACGCCGCCAACAGCCGACCGTCCCTCAGCCGCACCGCGCCCACCTCACCAAACCACGTGTAATCCCAGTCAATCCGCCCTTCCGAAAACTCCCACGTCTCCCCGCCGTCCCGCGACCGGCCCAACTGCAGATGGCTGCTGCCGTTCGGCTCGCCGCCCCACTCCGGCTTCTTCGCCGTCACCACCAGCAGCCCCCCGTCCTCCTCCACCACCGCCTGACGCGGATAGTCCCACGACCTGTACACCGAACTGGTCCAGCTCCGCCCGCCGTCGTCCGACCACGCCAGCGTCTGCTCATCCGGCTTCCGCTCGCCGCCGGCGCCCACCACGCCGCCTTGCGCCGTCATCACCAGCCGCCCGCTCGGCAAACCCACCAGCATCGGCTCCTTCCCGTACAGCGGCGTCTCGCCGATCTCCCGCCAGCTCTCACCGCGATCCGCCGACTCGTAAACGAATATCCCGAACCGCCGCTTGGCCCGGTCCGGATCGTTGTTGTCCCGACAGACCGCCGCCACCAACCCCCCATCCTTCCGCTGGATCATTCCCGCCTTGTAGTTCCCGCGATCCCCCACCCGAACCCGGACCGCCGGCTTCCACGCCACAAACCCCACCCGCTGGAGGTCCTGACCCGTATACCCGGTCAGCGCCTCGACGTACCTCTCATACTCGTACCCGCCCAGCAGCGCCGCATTCCGCGCCCGATCCGCCGCCGTCCCACCCACCGCCTCCGTCTCGTGAGGATAACGCTTCGCCGTCTCCGCCATGACAAGCTCCTTACAAAACAAACCAAATCTCCGACCAGCCATCCTACCCGCGCCCTTCCGCCACGCCACGAAATTCACCGCCGCCAAGCCTCCGCCCACACCGCTATCCCTCTGGCCGCACCAAACCACTTTGAACCTTCGATCTGCACCCACAACCGCCTCTACGCTGGCACCGTCGCCTTCATGTTGCTACACTTACGCCTTTGAATATACAGCGATCAACA
This DNA window, taken from Phycisphaerae bacterium, encodes the following:
- a CDS encoding ABC transporter permease, with product MRRYLKVLRLFWSTALAAEMEYRINFLLAAVTSIGGMTGSIFALFLFYRVGHQLGGWTWSQALIVLGVFTILDGFASTYLSPNLNQIVEHVQEGTLDFVLLKPLDSQFWLSWRNFSPWGLTDVAVGTALILYAGSIENLSAVNYLAGLLPLAMAVTILYSLWFILAATSIWFVKIYNVTQVLRSLVDAGRFPIVAYPVAYRVFFTFVLPVAFLTTVPAQAMLGQAALATYLLAAAIAALLLAVARLFWKFALRYYTSASS
- the nhaR gene encoding transcriptional activator NhaR; translated protein: MKWLNYHHLLYFWTVAREGTIVRAAEKLLLAQPTITTQIRRLERAVGHKLFERRGRNLHLTEMGRAVYQYADEIFSLGEELIDFVNARPTQRPWQFTVGIDDILPKLIVCRLLSPVLALPEPVQIVCREDNMNHLLADLAINEVDMILSDTPITPTVKVRGYNHLLGQCGTSFLATPDLARQYRRNFPRSLHAAPMLLPMENTSHRKALDQFLGAEELRPAVRGEFDDDGLLQVFGRMGAGVFPIPTLIEPDLLRLYDLKVVGRLDNVTMSFYAISGERKLRHPAVLAVSQAARNVLSSE
- a CDS encoding exo-alpha-sialidase gives rise to the protein MAETAKRYPHETEAVGGTAADRARNAALLGGYEYERYVEALTGYTGQDLQRVGFVAWKPAVRVRVGDRGNYKAGMIQRKDGGLVAAVCRDNNDPDRAKRRFGIFVYESADRGESWREIGETPLYGKEPMLVGLPSGRLVMTAQGGVVGAGGERKPDEQTLAWSDDGGRSWTSSVYRSWDYPRQAVVEEDGGLLVVTAKKPEWGGEPNGSSHLQLGRSRDGGETWEFSEGRIDWDYTWFGEVGAVRLRDGRLLAALRRQLPETTGEGFEDTVITESTDGGRTWARPWSLTGNAHVHAYLTELRDGRLLCTYSNYHVPFGVSAIVSEDGGRTWDRDRTIRLHTSNGYWVGWAVTLELKGGELITSYAATTYREEAPRHVTCEAVRWRL
- a CDS encoding helix-turn-helix transcriptional regulator encodes the protein MDMPTNNLREYREQMGIELMDLASLSDVPVPIVRAAEEFGYDPDAEEKGRIARALGLAVLDIWPDSSVEEAPRRRRSLARKG
- a CDS encoding HPF/RaiA family ribosome-associated protein, translated to MRLFMRVKGEDDAEFRDRVRARLRLSLSRFVRRVDKVSVRLTDVNGPKGGMDQECVLTVNLASGETVVAKATDRSRDVAVSQAAERAFRRLRTLKGARLAARYDGR